From a single Brassica rapa cultivar Chiifu-401-42 chromosome A01, CAAS_Brap_v3.01, whole genome shotgun sequence genomic region:
- the LOC103860957 gene encoding cysteine-rich receptor-like protein kinase 5 isoform X2, with amino-acid sequence MSACASFCSVFFIALLASLRSYAQQPDPTYIYHLCPNTTTYSRNSTYSSNIRTLLSSLSSNSRSSSTGFYSTAAGQSPDLVFGLFLCRGDLPPEVCGNCVVFAASDTLKKCPEEKIGLIWYDQCMLRYSDRNIFLESSLQNGTNGILMWNTRDVPKNQSERFRDEVFSLMNKCANEAVNSSKRFAVSKSNFTSVETLYGLAQCTPDLTSGDCFNCLQRTISSLPTAQIGGRLLMPSCNSRYELYKFFEETATAIPQPPQPQLDSAPPPPSQEAGKGRNSSVIAIAVVVPITVIFVLLVAVFIFWAKKKRRTYETEPLAEGSLQFDFKAIEAATDNFSETNKLGQGGFGQVYKGTFPSGIQVAVKRLSKTSGQGEREFENEVVVVAKLQHRNLVRLLGFCLEGEEKILIYEFVPNKSLDYFLFGKLSSIPNLIYHLQISCRLEKYILKYACADSTMQNQLDWKIRYKIIKGIARGIIYLHQDSRLTIIHRDLKAGNILLDADMNPKVADFGMARIFGMDQTEANTKRIVGTYGYMSPEYAMYGQFSMKSDVYSFGVLVLEIISGKKNNSLYQMDGTAGNLVTYTWSLWSNGSPLELMDASFRDNYQTDEVTRCIHIALLCVQGEAEDRPTMPEIVQLLTSSSIALTLPRPPGLFFRSKHEQVRVDPSIDTFAMGSVDGASITQVAPR; translated from the exons ATGTCTGCTTGTGCCTCCTTTTGTTCTGTTTTCTTCATTGCCTTACTTGCGAGCTTAAGATCTTATGCACAGCAACCAGACCCTACTTACATATACCATCTTTGTCCAAACACGACAACTTACTCCCGAAACAGCACATACTCTTCCAACATTAGAACTCTTTTGTCCTCTCTTTCTTCCAACAGCCGTTCTTCCTCTACCGGATTTTACAGCACAGCGGCAGGTCAAAGCCCTGACTTGGTGTTCGGCCTTTTCCTTTGCCGGGGGGATCTCCCGCCAGAAGTCTGCGGTAATTGTGTCGTCTTTGCTGCCAGCGACACTCTCAAAAAATGTCCAGAGGAGAAGATTGGGTTGATATGGTACGACCAGTGCATGCTTCGATACTCTGACCGGAATATTTTCTTGGAATCTTCACTCCAAAATGGAACAAACGGAATACTCATGTGGAACACTCGAGATGTTCCAAAAAACCAATCAGAACGGTTTCGTGATGAAGTGTTCTCTCTGATGAACAAGTGTGCAAACGAGGCTGTTAATAGTTCAAAAAGGTTTGCGGTTAGCAAGTCCAACTTCACATCGGTTGAGACACTTTATGGGCTGGCTCAGTGCACACCCGATTTGACGAGTGGTGATTGTTTTAATTGTCTACAacggaccatcagttcattaccCACAGCCCAAATTGGGGGAAGACTTCTTATGCCGAGTTGTAACTCAAGGTACGAGCTCTACAAATTCTTCGAAGAAACTGCCACAGCAATACCTCAACCTCCTCAGCCTCAGTTGGATTCAGCTCCTCCACCGCCTTCCCAAGAAGCTG GAAAAGGCAGAAACTCATCTGTCATAGCAATCGCTGTTGTTGTTCCAATCACAGTCATTTTTGTTCTTCTCGTAGCTGTTTTCATTTTCTGGGCTAAAAAGAAAAGGAGAACTTATGAGACGGAACCACTTGCTGAAG GGTCACTTCAGTTTGATTTTAAGGCAATTGAGGCAGCAACTGATAATTTTTCTGAAACTAACAAACTTGGTCAAGGTGGATTTGGGCAAGTCTACAAG GGCACCTTTCCTAGTGGAATACAAGTTGCGGTGAAGAGGTTATCTAAAACATCAGGACAAGGTGAAAGAGAGTTCGAGAACGAAGTTGTTGTTGTGGCAAAACTTCAGCATAGAAATTTGGTAAGACTACTTGGTTTTTGTTTGGAAGGGGAAGAAAAGATACTTATCTATGAGTTTGTGCCCAACAAAAGCCTTGATTACTTCCTTTTTGGTAAGCTGAGTTCAATACCTAACCTAATATATCATTTGCAGATTTCATGCcgtttagaaaaatatatattaaaatatgcaTGTGCAGACTCGACGATGCAGAACCAGCTGGACTGGAAAATACGGTACAAGATCATTAAAGGAATTGCTAGAGGGATTATATATCTTCATCAAGATTCACGACTCACAATCATTCATCGTGATCTCAAAGCCGGTAACATCTTACTGGACGCTGATATGAACCCGAAAGTTGCAGATTTTGGAATGGCAAGAATTTTTGGAATGGACCAAACGGAAGCCAATACGAAAAGAATAGTCGGAACCTA TGGTTATATGTCTCCGGAATATGCAATGTACGGCCAATTCTCCATGAAATCAGATGTGTACAGTTTTGGAGTCTTAGTTCTTGAGATTATAAGTGGTAAAAAGAACAACAGTCTCTATCAAATGGATGGTACAGCTGGCAATTTAGTTACATAT ACATGGAGTCTATGGAGCAATGGATCGCCATTAGAGCTCATGGATGCATCCTTTCGAGATAATTATCAAACAGACGAAGTTACGAGATGCATTCATATCGCTTTACTATGTGTTCAGGGAGAAGCTGAAGATCGTCCAACCATGCCAGAGATCGTCCAGTTGCTCACTTCTAGCTCCATCGCTCTCACTTTGCCTCGACCACCTGGATTGTTCTTCCGAAGTAAGCATGAACAAGTCAGAGTGGATCCTAGTATTGACACGTTTGCCATGGGTTCTGTGGACGGGGCTTCTATTACTCAAGTAGCTCCTCGTTGA
- the LOC103860957 gene encoding cysteine-rich receptor-like protein kinase 19 isoform X3, whose protein sequence is MSACASFCSVFFIALLASLRSYAQQPDPTYIYHLCPNTTTYSRNSTYSSNIRTLLSSLSSNSRSSSTGFYSTAAGQSPDLVFGLFLCRGDLPPEVCGNCVVFAASDTLKKCPEEKIGLIWYDQCMLRYSDRNIFLESSLQNGTNGILMWNTRDVPKNQSERFRDEVFSLMNKCANEAVNSSKRFAVSKSNFTSVETLYGLAQCTPDLTSGDCFNCLQRTISSLPTAQIGGRLLMPSCNSRYELYKFFEETATAIPQPPQPQLDSAPPPPSQEAGKGRNSSVIAIAVVVPITVIFVLLVAVFIFWAKKKRRTYETEPLAEDRDDITTAGSLQFDFKAIEAATDNFSETNKLGQGGFGQVYKGTFPSGIQVAVKRLSKTSGQGEREFENEVVVVAKLQHRNLVRLLGFCLEGEEKILIYEFVPNKSLDYFLFDSTMQNQLDWKIRYKIIKGIARGIIYLHQDSRLTIIHRDLKAGNILLDADMNPKVADFGMARIFGMDQTEANTKRIVGTYGYMSPEYAMYGQFSMKSDVYSFGVLVLEIISGKKNNSLYQMDGTAGNLVTYTWSLWSNGSPLELMDASFRDNYQTDEVTRCIHIALLCVQGEAEDRPTMPEIVQLLTSSSIALTLPRPPGLFFRSKHEQVRVDPSIDTFAMGSVDGASITQVAPR, encoded by the exons ATGTCTGCTTGTGCCTCCTTTTGTTCTGTTTTCTTCATTGCCTTACTTGCGAGCTTAAGATCTTATGCACAGCAACCAGACCCTACTTACATATACCATCTTTGTCCAAACACGACAACTTACTCCCGAAACAGCACATACTCTTCCAACATTAGAACTCTTTTGTCCTCTCTTTCTTCCAACAGCCGTTCTTCCTCTACCGGATTTTACAGCACAGCGGCAGGTCAAAGCCCTGACTTGGTGTTCGGCCTTTTCCTTTGCCGGGGGGATCTCCCGCCAGAAGTCTGCGGTAATTGTGTCGTCTTTGCTGCCAGCGACACTCTCAAAAAATGTCCAGAGGAGAAGATTGGGTTGATATGGTACGACCAGTGCATGCTTCGATACTCTGACCGGAATATTTTCTTGGAATCTTCACTCCAAAATGGAACAAACGGAATACTCATGTGGAACACTCGAGATGTTCCAAAAAACCAATCAGAACGGTTTCGTGATGAAGTGTTCTCTCTGATGAACAAGTGTGCAAACGAGGCTGTTAATAGTTCAAAAAGGTTTGCGGTTAGCAAGTCCAACTTCACATCGGTTGAGACACTTTATGGGCTGGCTCAGTGCACACCCGATTTGACGAGTGGTGATTGTTTTAATTGTCTACAacggaccatcagttcattaccCACAGCCCAAATTGGGGGAAGACTTCTTATGCCGAGTTGTAACTCAAGGTACGAGCTCTACAAATTCTTCGAAGAAACTGCCACAGCAATACCTCAACCTCCTCAGCCTCAGTTGGATTCAGCTCCTCCACCGCCTTCCCAAGAAGCTG GAAAAGGCAGAAACTCATCTGTCATAGCAATCGCTGTTGTTGTTCCAATCACAGTCATTTTTGTTCTTCTCGTAGCTGTTTTCATTTTCTGGGCTAAAAAGAAAAGGAGAACTTATGAGACGGAACCACTTGCTGAAG ATAGGGACGATATTACAACTGCAGGGTCACTTCAGTTTGATTTTAAGGCAATTGAGGCAGCAACTGATAATTTTTCTGAAACTAACAAACTTGGTCAAGGTGGATTTGGGCAAGTCTACAAG GGCACCTTTCCTAGTGGAATACAAGTTGCGGTGAAGAGGTTATCTAAAACATCAGGACAAGGTGAAAGAGAGTTCGAGAACGAAGTTGTTGTTGTGGCAAAACTTCAGCATAGAAATTTGGTAAGACTACTTGGTTTTTGTTTGGAAGGGGAAGAAAAGATACTTATCTATGAGTTTGTGCCCAACAAAAGCCTTGATTACTTCCTTTTTG ACTCGACGATGCAGAACCAGCTGGACTGGAAAATACGGTACAAGATCATTAAAGGAATTGCTAGAGGGATTATATATCTTCATCAAGATTCACGACTCACAATCATTCATCGTGATCTCAAAGCCGGTAACATCTTACTGGACGCTGATATGAACCCGAAAGTTGCAGATTTTGGAATGGCAAGAATTTTTGGAATGGACCAAACGGAAGCCAATACGAAAAGAATAGTCGGAACCTA TGGTTATATGTCTCCGGAATATGCAATGTACGGCCAATTCTCCATGAAATCAGATGTGTACAGTTTTGGAGTCTTAGTTCTTGAGATTATAAGTGGTAAAAAGAACAACAGTCTCTATCAAATGGATGGTACAGCTGGCAATTTAGTTACATAT ACATGGAGTCTATGGAGCAATGGATCGCCATTAGAGCTCATGGATGCATCCTTTCGAGATAATTATCAAACAGACGAAGTTACGAGATGCATTCATATCGCTTTACTATGTGTTCAGGGAGAAGCTGAAGATCGTCCAACCATGCCAGAGATCGTCCAGTTGCTCACTTCTAGCTCCATCGCTCTCACTTTGCCTCGACCACCTGGATTGTTCTTCCGAAGTAAGCATGAACAAGTCAGAGTGGATCCTAGTATTGACACGTTTGCCATGGGTTCTGTGGACGGGGCTTCTATTACTCAAGTAGCTCCTCGTTGA
- the LOC103860957 gene encoding cysteine-rich receptor-like protein kinase 19 isoform X1: MSACASFCSVFFIALLASLRSYAQQPDPTYIYHLCPNTTTYSRNSTYSSNIRTLLSSLSSNSRSSSTGFYSTAAGQSPDLVFGLFLCRGDLPPEVCGNCVVFAASDTLKKCPEEKIGLIWYDQCMLRYSDRNIFLESSLQNGTNGILMWNTRDVPKNQSERFRDEVFSLMNKCANEAVNSSKRFAVSKSNFTSVETLYGLAQCTPDLTSGDCFNCLQRTISSLPTAQIGGRLLMPSCNSRYELYKFFEETATAIPQPPQPQLDSAPPPPSQEAGKGRNSSVIAIAVVVPITVIFVLLVAVFIFWAKKKRRTYETEPLAEDRDDITTAGSLQFDFKAIEAATDNFSETNKLGQGGFGQVYKGTFPSGIQVAVKRLSKTSGQGEREFENEVVVVAKLQHRNLVRLLGFCLEGEEKILIYEFVPNKSLDYFLFGKLSSIPNLIYHLQISCRLEKYILKYACADSTMQNQLDWKIRYKIIKGIARGIIYLHQDSRLTIIHRDLKAGNILLDADMNPKVADFGMARIFGMDQTEANTKRIVGTYGYMSPEYAMYGQFSMKSDVYSFGVLVLEIISGKKNNSLYQMDGTAGNLVTYTWSLWSNGSPLELMDASFRDNYQTDEVTRCIHIALLCVQGEAEDRPTMPEIVQLLTSSSIALTLPRPPGLFFRSKHEQVRVDPSIDTFAMGSVDGASITQVAPR, translated from the exons ATGTCTGCTTGTGCCTCCTTTTGTTCTGTTTTCTTCATTGCCTTACTTGCGAGCTTAAGATCTTATGCACAGCAACCAGACCCTACTTACATATACCATCTTTGTCCAAACACGACAACTTACTCCCGAAACAGCACATACTCTTCCAACATTAGAACTCTTTTGTCCTCTCTTTCTTCCAACAGCCGTTCTTCCTCTACCGGATTTTACAGCACAGCGGCAGGTCAAAGCCCTGACTTGGTGTTCGGCCTTTTCCTTTGCCGGGGGGATCTCCCGCCAGAAGTCTGCGGTAATTGTGTCGTCTTTGCTGCCAGCGACACTCTCAAAAAATGTCCAGAGGAGAAGATTGGGTTGATATGGTACGACCAGTGCATGCTTCGATACTCTGACCGGAATATTTTCTTGGAATCTTCACTCCAAAATGGAACAAACGGAATACTCATGTGGAACACTCGAGATGTTCCAAAAAACCAATCAGAACGGTTTCGTGATGAAGTGTTCTCTCTGATGAACAAGTGTGCAAACGAGGCTGTTAATAGTTCAAAAAGGTTTGCGGTTAGCAAGTCCAACTTCACATCGGTTGAGACACTTTATGGGCTGGCTCAGTGCACACCCGATTTGACGAGTGGTGATTGTTTTAATTGTCTACAacggaccatcagttcattaccCACAGCCCAAATTGGGGGAAGACTTCTTATGCCGAGTTGTAACTCAAGGTACGAGCTCTACAAATTCTTCGAAGAAACTGCCACAGCAATACCTCAACCTCCTCAGCCTCAGTTGGATTCAGCTCCTCCACCGCCTTCCCAAGAAGCTG GAAAAGGCAGAAACTCATCTGTCATAGCAATCGCTGTTGTTGTTCCAATCACAGTCATTTTTGTTCTTCTCGTAGCTGTTTTCATTTTCTGGGCTAAAAAGAAAAGGAGAACTTATGAGACGGAACCACTTGCTGAAG ATAGGGACGATATTACAACTGCAGGGTCACTTCAGTTTGATTTTAAGGCAATTGAGGCAGCAACTGATAATTTTTCTGAAACTAACAAACTTGGTCAAGGTGGATTTGGGCAAGTCTACAAG GGCACCTTTCCTAGTGGAATACAAGTTGCGGTGAAGAGGTTATCTAAAACATCAGGACAAGGTGAAAGAGAGTTCGAGAACGAAGTTGTTGTTGTGGCAAAACTTCAGCATAGAAATTTGGTAAGACTACTTGGTTTTTGTTTGGAAGGGGAAGAAAAGATACTTATCTATGAGTTTGTGCCCAACAAAAGCCTTGATTACTTCCTTTTTGGTAAGCTGAGTTCAATACCTAACCTAATATATCATTTGCAGATTTCATGCcgtttagaaaaatatatattaaaatatgcaTGTGCAGACTCGACGATGCAGAACCAGCTGGACTGGAAAATACGGTACAAGATCATTAAAGGAATTGCTAGAGGGATTATATATCTTCATCAAGATTCACGACTCACAATCATTCATCGTGATCTCAAAGCCGGTAACATCTTACTGGACGCTGATATGAACCCGAAAGTTGCAGATTTTGGAATGGCAAGAATTTTTGGAATGGACCAAACGGAAGCCAATACGAAAAGAATAGTCGGAACCTA TGGTTATATGTCTCCGGAATATGCAATGTACGGCCAATTCTCCATGAAATCAGATGTGTACAGTTTTGGAGTCTTAGTTCTTGAGATTATAAGTGGTAAAAAGAACAACAGTCTCTATCAAATGGATGGTACAGCTGGCAATTTAGTTACATAT ACATGGAGTCTATGGAGCAATGGATCGCCATTAGAGCTCATGGATGCATCCTTTCGAGATAATTATCAAACAGACGAAGTTACGAGATGCATTCATATCGCTTTACTATGTGTTCAGGGAGAAGCTGAAGATCGTCCAACCATGCCAGAGATCGTCCAGTTGCTCACTTCTAGCTCCATCGCTCTCACTTTGCCTCGACCACCTGGATTGTTCTTCCGAAGTAAGCATGAACAAGTCAGAGTGGATCCTAGTATTGACACGTTTGCCATGGGTTCTGTGGACGGGGCTTCTATTACTCAAGTAGCTCCTCGTTGA